In Montipora foliosa isolate CH-2021 chromosome 13, ASM3666993v2, whole genome shotgun sequence, one DNA window encodes the following:
- the LOC137984022 gene encoding uncharacterized protein, which translates to MISDFNSTTKYRRRKETEKALQFIHGGATGSYYGAWDYIAANSPKELIDEFVSGYKRGKYLQETLGKAMKEFQSSPESIKHAVAMKYQNFLSRRKFNLVCKTQSSFFNGESEVWIPRNVQCLGINIRLPQAVSDKVVDKFVKDLNIGHCNQIPSTPGVTRTVTGLVLMIMDLHFRVPHLAKKLTWFNELENHFIFQFSDDGAPETSQLTMSLGSMTLWNLGDRVRSRDYQYLLHCVSLSEKDQVLEDLWDQHTTEMALLEGNIITVCGKQCTAEFQPSADMSWQSWANNEVNQAATHPSPYANVSKTNMTTMGGSIGFGDGDTWEPYTNAVREKHVKLVRQFTSSLPATLGEKAKHEKILKYLAENGLRQLGRPRIGMFAERQRPEPIHCEMNAWKQLLHLIYIEYVQRGKFDDFVNILGAPVVKCTSPDTAAEQESGHGMQRSRLKVKGNLGAGERVSRLEIAEQANKRLVTHMENTCARHQTPEAGKPGCGLGYLVSFIKEHYADENKRYNQLPTRLIGDQAISLGRYGYRLIDGLECADESPAQHLRTLALGRIVLYLRQACTLFNKVSTNKAEVLELKEYCQLYFNFYCLFFPSYVNVTTWTIAYAIPYHALKIYDKYRIGYGIISLQAKEAKHSGIKSDLALSNRSNKTDATGKWWQVMRANYIRSFYLPEHQPMPSCYSSHFKSRVPPHCNLECYCSCGRKKEDNIDCCANCVESMEIVLCAQNKELSSKVLDILKPVKCSICKNQFADEVTLASHLASHGSQTQIRAVSKAPKDMKVDELKTELRARRLCTTGNKDILVRRLEGAIADEH; encoded by the exons ATGATAAGTGATTTTAACTCTACCACCAAGTATAGGAGGAGAAAAGAAACTGAGAAGGCATTGCAGTTTATTCATGGGGGGGCCACAGGCTCCTATTATGGGGCATGGGATTATATTGCAGCAAATTCTCCCAAGGAACTGATTGATGAATTTGTGAGTGGGTACAAGAGAGGGAAGTACCTCCAGGAGACCCTTGGCAAGGCTATGAAAGAGTTCCAGTCATCACCTGAATCAATTAAACATGCAGTTGCCATGAAATACCAGAACTTCCTATCTCGTAGAAAATTCAACCTTGTATGTAAAACACAGTCCTCTTTCTTTAATGGAGAGAGTGAGGTTTGGATTCCCAGAAATGTGCAATGCCTGGGAATTAATATCAGACTCCCTCAGGCAGTAAGTGACAAGGTAGTTGACAAATTTGTTAAAGACTTGAACATTGGCCATTGCAATCAAATACCCAGCACCCCAGGTGTTACAAGAACAGTCACAGGGCTTGTCCTTATGATAATGGATCTACATTTTAGAGTTCCACATCTTGCCAAAAAGCTGACATGGTTTAATGAATTGGAAAATCACTTTATTTTCCAATTCTCAGATGATGGTGCGCCAGAAACCAGTCAGCTGACAATGTCGTTAGGAAGCATGACATTGTGGAACCTGGGAGACCGTGTAAGAAGTAGAGATTATCAATATCTACTTCACTGTGTGAGCCtctcagaaaaagatcaagtgtTGGAAGATCTGTGGGATCAACATACTACAGAGATGGCACTGTTAGAGGGCAACATTATAACAGTATGCGGTAAACAGTGCACGGCTGAGTTTCAACCGAGTGCCGACATGAGTTGGCAAAGCTGGGCCAACAATGAGGTCAATCAAGCTGCCACTCACCCCTCCCCTTATGCAAATGTTAGCAAGACAAACATGACAACAATGGGAGGTTCTATTGGATTTGGTGATGGTGATACTTGGGAACCATACACCAATGCAGTCAGAGAGAAACATGTAAAATTGGTTCGGCAGTTCACCTCATCCCTTCCAGCAACACTGGGCGAAAAGGCAAAGCATGAAAAGATTTTGAAGTACCTGGCAGAAAACGGTCTTCGCCAACTTGGCCGACCACGCATTGGAATGTTTGCAGAGAGGCAAAGGCCCGAGCCCATTCATTGTGAAATGAATGCATGGAAACAATTGCTGCACCTGATCTACATTGAATATGTCCAGAGGGGGAAGTTTGATGACTTTGTTAACATTCTAGGTGCTCCAGTTGTTAAATGCACCTCGCCCGACACTGCAGCAGAGCAGGAG AGTGGACATGGTATGCAAA GAAGCAGGCTCAAAGTTAAAGGTAAT CTAGGTGCTGGGGAAAGAGTTTCAAGGTTAGAAATTGCAGAGCAGGCTAACAAGAGGCTAGTCACTCACATGGAAAATACCTGTGCCAGGCACCAAACACCAGAAGCTGGTAAGCCAGGCTGTGGACTGGGGTACCTTGTATCTTTTATAAAGGAACATTACGCTGATGAAAACAAAAGGTACAATCAGCTGCCGACACGACTAATTGGTGATCAAGCTATTTCCTTGGGCCGTTATGGGTACCGGTTGATCGATGGTTTGGAATGCGCTGATGAGTCACCTGCCCAGCACCTGAGGACTTTGGCCTTGGGCAGGATTGTACTTTACCTACGACAGGCCTGTACATTGTTCAACAAAGTGTCCACAAATAAAGCTGAAGTACTAGAGCTCAAGGAATACTGTCAACTTTACTTCAATTTTTACTGTCTGTTTTTCCCCAGTTATGTCAATGTTACTACCTGGACAATAGCTTATGCAATCCCCTATCATGCATTGAAGATCTATGACAAGTACAGAATAGGGTATGGAATAATCTCCCTCCAGGCTAAAGAAGCAAAACACTCAGGGATTAAGTCTGATCTAGCTTTAAGTAACAGATCCAACAAAACAGATGCAACTGGGAAATGGTGGCAGGTCATGCGAGCAAATTACATACGTAGTTTCTACCTTCCAGAACATCAGCCCATGCCCAGCTGTTACAGCTCACATTTTAAATCCCGTGTTCCACCCCACTGTAACCTTGAGTGCTATTGCAGTTGTGGCAGAAAGAAGGAAGACAACATTGATTGTTGTGCCAATTGCGTTGAGAGTATGGAAATTGTTCTGTGTGCACAGAACAAAGAACTCTCCTCAAAGGTCCTTGACATTCTGAAGCCTGTAAAATGTAGTATATGCAAGAACCAGTTTGCAGATGAAGTAACACTGGCATCACACTTGGCCTCCCATGGATCCCAAACACAGATAAGAGCAGTCAGCAAGGCACCAAAAGACATGAAAGTGGATGAACTTAAGACTGAACTGCGTGCAAGGAGACTTTGTACAACAGGCAACAAGGATATTCTTGTGAGAAGACTAGAGGGTGCAATAGCAGATGAACACTAG